One window of the Lysobacter sp. S4-A87 genome contains the following:
- the ptsP gene encoding phosphoenolpyruvate--protein phosphotransferase — MRQEFNGHGASRGSALGRARVRLPHVLEVLEEHIPAKAVEAEVARLHAAIATVRNEMFALRERLHGALVHEVGEFLDLHSLLLDDPELLNGLDELIRTGRYSADYALRLQRDRIASVFQAMDDAYFRSRVDDIDQVIGRVHAALHRHDNGISGVAGEILVTDNVAPAELVQLQAQGVMAIVTTSGSILSHSAILARSLHLPYVVGAAQALQKINDGDVLAVDGASGRVVLEPDASDLRSHRGRVRELARERKQLHRLRREPTRTIDGVDIKLFANAESRDDVAEAHALGAAGVGLYRTEFLFLQRNEVPDEEEQFRVYRDVVLGMTGRTVTIRTLDLGADKADRTGLALRDEPNPALGLRGVRLSLARSGLLESQLRALVRASGYGPLRILLPMISSREEVRAVRSMLKRVTVQLREEGHEVAEQVPLGAMIEVPAAAIALPTFIGAVDFLSIGTNDLVQYLLAADRNNEALTNLYTPLHPAVIRLVRDVIRLGDARGKPVAVCGEMAGDPHFAPMLLALGLTEFSLHPATLLELRRTIRHCNLGQLKANAAALLRARDRSAIEAWIHDNAPSHRP, encoded by the coding sequence TCCCGCCAAGGCGGTCGAAGCCGAAGTCGCGCGCCTGCACGCCGCCATCGCCACCGTCCGCAACGAGATGTTCGCACTGCGCGAGCGCCTGCATGGCGCACTGGTGCACGAGGTCGGCGAGTTCCTGGACCTGCACAGCCTGCTGCTCGACGACCCGGAACTGCTCAATGGCCTGGACGAACTGATCCGGACCGGCCGCTACTCCGCCGACTACGCCCTGCGCCTGCAGCGCGACCGCATCGCCTCGGTCTTCCAGGCCATGGACGATGCCTACTTCCGCAGCCGCGTCGACGACATCGACCAGGTCATCGGCCGCGTCCACGCCGCCCTCCACCGCCACGACAATGGCATCTCCGGCGTCGCCGGCGAGATCCTGGTCACCGACAACGTTGCCCCCGCCGAGCTGGTGCAACTGCAGGCGCAGGGGGTGATGGCCATCGTCACCACCAGCGGCAGCATCCTCTCGCACAGCGCGATCCTCGCGCGCAGCCTGCACCTGCCCTACGTGGTCGGCGCGGCGCAGGCGCTGCAGAAGATCAACGATGGCGACGTGCTTGCAGTCGACGGCGCCAGTGGCCGCGTGGTGCTGGAGCCCGACGCCAGCGACCTGCGCTCGCATCGCGGCCGCGTGCGCGAACTCGCGCGCGAGCGAAAGCAGCTGCACCGCCTGCGGCGCGAGCCGACCCGGACCATCGACGGCGTCGACATCAAGCTCTTCGCCAATGCCGAATCGCGCGACGACGTCGCCGAAGCGCACGCACTGGGTGCGGCCGGCGTCGGCCTGTACCGCACCGAGTTCCTGTTCCTGCAGCGCAACGAGGTCCCGGACGAGGAAGAGCAGTTCCGCGTCTACCGCGATGTCGTGCTCGGCATGACCGGGCGCACGGTGACCATCCGCACGCTCGACCTGGGCGCCGACAAGGCCGACCGCACCGGGCTGGCCCTGCGCGACGAACCCAACCCGGCACTGGGCCTGCGTGGCGTGCGCCTGTCGCTGGCACGTTCGGGCCTGCTCGAGTCGCAGCTGCGCGCACTGGTCCGCGCATCCGGGTACGGTCCGCTGCGGATCCTGCTGCCGATGATCAGCAGCCGCGAGGAAGTGCGAGCGGTTCGCAGCATGCTCAAGCGCGTCACCGTGCAGTTGCGCGAGGAAGGCCACGAAGTGGCCGAACAGGTACCGCTGGGCGCGATGATCGAAGTGCCGGCGGCCGCGATCGCGCTTCCCACCTTCATCGGCGCGGTCGACTTCCTCTCGATCGGCACCAACGACCTGGTCCAGTACCTGCTCGCCGCCGACCGCAACAACGAAGCGCTGACCAACCTCTACACGCCATTGCATCCGGCCGTGATCCGCCTGGTCCGCGACGTGATCCGCCTGGGCGATGCGCGCGGCAAACCGGTGGCGGTCTGCGGGGAGATGGCCGGCGATCCGCACTTCGCGCCGATGCTGCTGGCACTGGGGCTGACCGAGTTCAGCCTGCACCCGGCGACGCTGCTGGAACTGCGGCGCACGATCCGCCATTGCAACCTGGGCCAGCTGAAGGCGAACGCGGCGGCACTGCTGCGTGCGCGCGATCGTTCGGCAATCGAAGCGTGGATTCACGACAACGCCCCTTCGCATCGCCCCTGA
- the mgtE gene encoding magnesium transporter: MAEAVRHDKTARQLRLLSDALDSGRLGPVRRLVNTLSPAEIGNLLESLPPAKRTIVWGLVDAEDDGEVLVHVGDEVRESLLAEMDPDEIIAAASELEIDDLADLVEDLPDTVIDEVLKSMDRENRERLEQVLSYPEDTAGRLMNPDVVTVRTDTTVDVVLRYLRLRGELPEHTDHLYVVSRRHQYLGRLALAALLTHDPGTSINKLIDDEQPAIDVEESANEVARKFSDHDWLSAPVVDENNILLGRITIDDVVDIIRNQAEHQALSAAGLDEDEDLFSPVWRAMRRRLIWLSINLGTAFLAASVVGEFADTIDKLVALAVLMPIVAGMGGNAGTQVLALMVRGLALGQVGAANVRTLLWKEARVALLNGLVLGTLLALIVLLWFHSVGLSLVIGVALTLNLLFAAVAGVLVPVTLRRAGFDPALASGIFLTTVTDVMGFFTFLGLATLILLR, from the coding sequence ATGGCCGAAGCCGTCCGCCACGACAAGACCGCGCGCCAGCTGCGCCTGCTTTCCGATGCGCTCGACAGCGGCCGTCTGGGTCCGGTGCGCCGGCTCGTCAACACCCTCTCCCCCGCCGAGATCGGCAACCTCCTCGAGTCGTTGCCGCCGGCCAAGCGCACCATCGTGTGGGGCCTGGTCGATGCCGAGGACGACGGCGAGGTGCTGGTCCACGTCGGCGATGAAGTGCGCGAGAGCCTGCTGGCGGAGATGGACCCGGACGAGATCATCGCCGCGGCCTCCGAACTGGAGATCGACGACCTTGCCGACCTGGTCGAGGACCTCCCCGACACCGTCATCGACGAAGTCCTCAAGTCGATGGACCGCGAGAACCGCGAACGGCTCGAGCAGGTGCTGTCGTACCCGGAGGACACCGCCGGCCGCCTGATGAACCCCGACGTGGTGACGGTCCGCACCGACACCACCGTCGACGTCGTGCTGCGCTACCTGCGGCTGCGCGGCGAACTGCCCGAGCACACCGACCACCTGTACGTGGTCAGCCGTCGCCACCAGTACCTGGGCCGGCTCGCGCTGGCCGCGCTGCTGACCCACGACCCGGGCACGTCGATCAACAAGCTGATCGACGACGAGCAACCGGCCATCGACGTCGAGGAATCGGCGAACGAGGTCGCGCGCAAGTTCTCCGACCATGACTGGCTCAGCGCGCCGGTGGTCGATGAAAACAACATCCTGCTCGGACGCATCACCATCGACGACGTCGTCGACATCATCCGCAACCAGGCCGAGCACCAGGCGCTGAGCGCGGCCGGCCTGGACGAGGACGAAGACCTCTTCAGCCCGGTCTGGCGCGCGATGCGGCGGCGCCTGATCTGGCTGTCGATCAACCTGGGCACGGCGTTCCTGGCCGCGAGCGTGGTCGGCGAGTTCGCCGACACCATCGACAAGCTGGTGGCGCTGGCGGTGCTGATGCCGATCGTCGCCGGCATGGGCGGCAACGCCGGCACCCAGGTGCTGGCACTGATGGTCCGCGGCCTTGCCCTGGGCCAGGTCGGTGCGGCCAACGTGCGCACGCTGTTGTGGAAGGAAGCGCGCGTGGCGCTGCTCAACGGCCTGGTGCTGGGCACGCTGCTGGCGCTGATCGTGCTGCTGTGGTTCCACAGCGTGGGTCTGTCGCTGGTGATTGGCGTGGCCCTGACCCTCAACCTGCTGTTCGCGGCGGTGGCGGGCGTGCTGGTGCCGGTGACGCTGCGGCGCGCCGGATTCGATCCTGCGCTGGCCAGCGGCATCTTCCTGACCACCGTCACCGACGTCATGGGGTTCTTCACGTTCCTCGGCCTGGCGACGCTCATCCTGCTGCGGTAG
- a CDS encoding alpha/beta hydrolase-fold protein yields MSNVSRLIVLLLVALTSACAHRPARDASGRFVERELQVEGATHRYQVFVPSAQAGGRHPPVILFLHGSGERGSDNQIQTEVGLGPYLRKHLSDFPAIVVMPQSPEGQSWDGANARMALAALDASVREFDGDQDRIVLTGLSRGGYGVYELALMEPLHFAALVPVCGGITQPPGVPERLQVEGVVQAPDPFAAAAQRLQHLPMWLFHGANDDAVTPDQSRHMAEALRRVGADVRYSELAGVGHDVWDPTYATPELWTWVFAQRRR; encoded by the coding sequence ATGTCGAACGTGTCACGCCTGATCGTGTTGCTGCTCGTGGCCCTGACCAGCGCCTGCGCACACCGGCCAGCGCGCGACGCCAGCGGCCGCTTTGTCGAGCGCGAACTGCAGGTGGAAGGCGCCACGCATCGCTACCAGGTGTTCGTGCCGTCGGCGCAGGCCGGCGGTCGCCATCCGCCGGTGATCCTGTTCCTGCACGGCTCCGGTGAGCGCGGCAGCGACAACCAGATACAGACCGAGGTGGGCCTGGGGCCGTATCTGCGCAAGCACCTGTCCGACTTCCCGGCGATCGTGGTGATGCCGCAGTCGCCCGAGGGCCAGTCGTGGGACGGAGCGAATGCGCGCATGGCACTGGCCGCGCTCGATGCGAGCGTGCGCGAATTCGACGGTGACCAGGACCGTATCGTCCTGACCGGATTGTCGCGCGGCGGCTACGGCGTGTATGAGCTGGCGTTGATGGAGCCGCTGCATTTTGCCGCGCTGGTGCCGGTCTGCGGCGGCATCACCCAGCCGCCCGGCGTGCCCGAACGGCTGCAGGTCGAGGGGGTGGTGCAGGCGCCGGATCCGTTCGCGGCCGCGGCGCAGCGATTGCAGCACCTGCCCATGTGGCTGTTCCATGGCGCCAACGACGATGCGGTCACCCCGGACCAGTCACGGCACATGGCCGAGGCGCTGCGCCGGGTCGGCGCCGATGTGCGCTACAGCGAGCTGGCCGGCGTGGGGCATGACGTCTGGGATCCGACGTATGCGACGCCGGAGCTGTGGACCTGGGTGTTTGCGCAGCGGCGGCGCTGA
- a CDS encoding tetratricopeptide repeat protein, with translation MTTALVAWLAVASFPAWSQVETVITPMGSAYAEPQLGSQYREDNAKVVAAVKRGDMAGAQALQRPVLEFCDRLAAPGHAMVSVASAAEYEAYVEASAKDVPIEWVDMACPSAYKMSAFLLIELKQPEQALVMLDKASAMAPYWAEPLAERGYLLNIIGRPGEGLATYQRAMELIEKFESNRYLLAATLRGMGYAQIELGDLDQAEAYYVKSLKTDPASPVAENELKYIRERRGQRL, from the coding sequence ATGACGACGGCCCTGGTGGCCTGGCTTGCAGTTGCATCGTTTCCGGCATGGTCGCAGGTGGAGACGGTCATCACACCGATGGGCTCCGCTTACGCCGAGCCGCAACTGGGCTCGCAGTACCGCGAAGACAACGCCAAGGTCGTCGCGGCGGTGAAGCGGGGTGACATGGCAGGTGCGCAGGCGCTGCAACGCCCGGTGCTCGAGTTCTGCGACAGATTGGCCGCGCCGGGGCATGCAATGGTCAGCGTCGCCAGCGCCGCCGAATACGAAGCCTATGTCGAGGCGTCCGCCAAGGACGTTCCCATCGAATGGGTCGACATGGCCTGCCCCAGTGCCTACAAGATGAGCGCCTTTTTGCTCATTGAGCTCAAGCAGCCCGAGCAGGCCCTGGTGATGCTCGACAAGGCCAGTGCCATGGCCCCGTACTGGGCCGAGCCACTTGCCGAACGCGGCTATCTGCTCAACATCATCGGACGCCCCGGCGAGGGGCTGGCAACCTATCAGCGCGCAATGGAACTGATCGAGAAGTTCGAAAGCAACCGCTATCTACTGGCGGCGACGCTGCGCGGTATGGGCTACGCGCAGATCGAGCTTGGCGACCTGGACCAGGCCGAGGCGTACTACGTGAAATCGCTGAAAACCGACCCTGCCAGCCCGGTCGCCGAGAACGAACTGAAGTACATCCGCGAGCGCCGCGGCCAGAGGCTGTAG
- a CDS encoding aspartate carbamoyltransferase catalytic subunit, protein MNAPHTHLPRHLLILQDLERGALDALLVRSQAFAEGHYDRRALDGIAVCTLFFEPSTRTRMSFTLAAQRLGADVLNFDASTSSTRKGETALDTLKNLEAMGVRGFVVRHQDDGAVAGLSGHVNEGTVLVNAGDGRSAHPTQGLLDMLTLRQAKGADFSKLKVLIVGDVKHSRVARSDLQALRALGTGDIRVCGPAPLLPDDGTLRGCNVSHDLDAALEGVDAVMMLRLQRERMEEGLIASLDDYHRDFGLTSTRLKRAAADAVVMHPGPINRGVEITDEVADGPQSLILRQVSNGVAVRMAVLEALLRG, encoded by the coding sequence ATGAACGCACCGCACACGCACCTGCCGCGCCACCTGCTGATCCTGCAAGACCTCGAACGCGGCGCGCTCGATGCGCTGCTCGTTCGCTCGCAGGCTTTTGCCGAGGGGCATTACGACCGCCGCGCGCTCGATGGCATCGCCGTGTGCACGCTGTTCTTCGAGCCGTCCACGCGCACGCGCATGAGCTTCACCCTTGCCGCTCAGCGACTGGGTGCGGACGTGCTCAACTTCGATGCCTCGACCTCGTCGACGCGCAAGGGCGAGACCGCGCTCGACACCCTCAAGAACCTCGAGGCGATGGGCGTGCGCGGTTTCGTCGTGCGCCACCAGGACGATGGTGCGGTCGCCGGCCTGTCCGGGCACGTCAACGAGGGCACCGTGCTGGTCAACGCCGGTGATGGCCGCAGCGCGCACCCGACCCAGGGCCTGCTCGACATGCTGACCCTGCGCCAGGCCAAGGGCGCGGACTTCTCGAAGCTGAAGGTGCTGATCGTCGGCGACGTCAAGCATTCGCGCGTCGCCCGCTCGGACCTGCAGGCGCTGCGCGCCCTCGGCACCGGCGACATCCGCGTCTGCGGCCCGGCCCCGCTGCTGCCGGATGACGGCACGCTGCGGGGCTGCAACGTCTCGCACGATCTGGATGCCGCGCTGGAAGGCGTCGACGCAGTGATGATGCTGCGCCTGCAGCGCGAGCGCATGGAAGAAGGCCTGATCGCCTCGCTCGACGACTACCACCGCGATTTCGGCCTGACCAGCACCCGCCTCAAGCGCGCCGCGGCCGATGCCGTGGTGATGCACCCGGGTCCGATCAACCGCGGCGTCGAGATCACCGACGAAGTCGCCGACGGCCCGCAGTCGCTGATCCTGCGCCAGGTCAGCAACGGCGTGGCGGTGCGCATGGCGGTACTGGAAGCGTTGTTGCGCGGCTGA
- the ruvX gene encoding Holliday junction resolvase RuvX, with translation MVDAADKASPIRRDGTVLGFDVGARRIGVAVASAFGHGARALAVIDVHGHGPDWTAIDRLRNEWRPDGLIVGDPMSLDGGDQPIRLRAHAFARELHARYGLPVVLVDERMSSIEAAQRFASDRAEGRKRRRDAEALDAVAAAVIIERWLASPDDALDLSELPHPT, from the coding sequence ATGGTGGACGCGGCGGACAAGGCGTCTCCGATCCGGCGCGACGGCACCGTGCTCGGCTTTGATGTCGGTGCGCGCCGGATCGGTGTCGCCGTCGCCAGTGCGTTCGGCCACGGCGCCCGCGCCCTGGCGGTGATCGACGTCCACGGCCATGGCCCCGACTGGACCGCGATTGACCGGCTGCGCAACGAGTGGCGCCCCGACGGACTGATCGTCGGCGACCCGATGAGCCTGGACGGTGGCGACCAGCCGATCCGCCTGCGCGCCCATGCCTTCGCCCGCGAACTGCACGCACGCTACGGCTTGCCGGTGGTGCTGGTCGACGAGCGCATGAGTTCGATCGAGGCGGCGCAGCGCTTCGCCTCCGATCGCGCCGAGGGCCGCAAGCGCCGCCGCGATGCCGAGGCGCTGGATGCAGTGGCGGCGGCGGTCATCATCGAACGCTGGCTGGCCTCGCCCGACGACGCCCTGGATCTTTCCGAACTGCCCCATCCCACTTGA
- a CDS encoding YqgE/AlgH family protein → MSVTPTPLANQLLIALPALADSNFARSVALICQHDSDGAMGLVVNRPSEYTLGEVFGQMGLEGGDPSLLSQIVLAGGPVHPERGFVLHDGGSQWDSTLAITERLFLTTSRDILEAMARGDGPDNAIVALGCAGWGSGQLEQELTENDWLTAPADAELLFELPLDARWQAAAGRIGVDFAYLADYSGHA, encoded by the coding sequence ATGTCAGTGACTCCCACGCCACTTGCCAACCAGCTGCTGATCGCGTTGCCGGCCCTGGCCGACTCCAACTTTGCACGCAGCGTCGCCCTGATCTGCCAGCACGATTCCGATGGTGCGATGGGGCTCGTCGTCAATCGTCCGTCCGAATACACGCTGGGCGAGGTGTTCGGGCAGATGGGCCTGGAAGGCGGCGACCCTTCGCTGCTGTCGCAGATCGTCCTCGCCGGCGGCCCGGTCCACCCCGAACGTGGCTTCGTGCTGCACGACGGCGGCTCGCAGTGGGATTCGACCCTGGCCATCACCGAACGCCTGTTCCTGACCACCTCGCGCGACATCCTCGAAGCGATGGCGCGCGGCGACGGCCCGGACAACGCGATCGTGGCCCTGGGCTGCGCCGGTTGGGGTTCGGGCCAGCTCGAGCAGGAGCTGACCGAGAACGACTGGCTGACCGCGCCGGCCGACGCCGAGCTGCTGTTCGAGCTGCCGCTGGACGCGCGCTGGCAGGCCGCGGCCGGGCGAATCGGCGTCGATTTCGCCTACCTGGCCGACTACTCCGGGCACGCCTGA
- a CDS encoding Zn-dependent hydrolase: protein MTASTRSAPLAHSTRLRVLAVACLAGLALAACKPQAPQEPAKPAAQAAPAASGYAAAHAGDYALVPLKAELSGFDDAGKRMIAKLVQASEVMNDIYWKQSWDGDRAALLARAPDAATRELVEVNFGPWDRLNEDSPIIEGVGPRPPGGPFYPADMTKAEFEAATLPDKTSNYTLLRRVDGKLVTVPYHQAYKADLERAAALLREAAALSVDKSFADYLTIRATALLDDNFRPSDMAWMEMKTNPVDIVIGPIETYEDQLFGYKAAYEGLVLVKDVEWSKKLARFASFLPALQKGLPVEERYKAEVPGSAADLNAYQVVYYGGNANVGAKTIAINLPNDEEVQLAKGTRRLQLENVMKAKFDAILTPIAKELIAADQLKHVTFDAFFEDVMFHEVAHGLGIKKTLDGKGTVDEALKEYSSSFEEGKADILGLYMIDALSRQGELEESKLMDGYVTFLAGILRSVRFGASDAHGKANMVRFNFFAEQGAFSRDPDGRYRVDFEKMRAAMNALSAKLLKVQGDGDYAEAKRMTETLGMIKPELAADLGRLKDAKIPVDIRFEQGAGVLGLEQFAAGKP from the coding sequence ATGACAGCTTCGACCCGGTCCGCTCCGCTCGCGCACTCCACCCGCCTTCGCGTCCTTGCCGTGGCCTGCCTGGCCGGGCTCGCGCTGGCCGCCTGCAAGCCGCAAGCCCCGCAGGAGCCGGCCAAGCCGGCGGCGCAGGCCGCACCGGCCGCATCGGGTTATGCCGCCGCGCATGCCGGCGACTACGCGCTGGTGCCGCTCAAGGCCGAGCTGTCCGGCTTCGACGACGCGGGCAAACGCATGATCGCCAAGCTTGTTCAGGCGAGCGAGGTCATGAACGACATCTACTGGAAGCAGTCCTGGGACGGCGACCGTGCCGCCCTGCTCGCGCGCGCCCCCGATGCGGCCACGCGTGAACTGGTCGAGGTCAACTTCGGCCCATGGGACCGCCTCAACGAAGACAGCCCGATCATCGAAGGCGTCGGTCCGCGCCCGCCGGGTGGCCCGTTCTATCCGGCCGACATGACCAAGGCCGAGTTCGAGGCGGCCACGCTGCCCGACAAGACCTCCAACTACACCCTGCTGCGGCGCGTGGACGGCAAGCTGGTCACCGTGCCCTATCACCAGGCCTACAAGGCCGACCTCGAACGTGCCGCCGCGCTGCTGCGCGAGGCCGCCGCACTGAGTGTGGACAAGTCCTTCGCCGATTACCTGACCATCCGCGCAACGGCCCTGCTCGACGACAACTTCCGTCCCAGCGACATGGCCTGGATGGAGATGAAGACCAACCCGGTCGACATCGTCATCGGCCCGATCGAGACCTACGAGGACCAGCTGTTCGGCTACAAGGCCGCGTACGAAGGGCTGGTGCTGGTCAAGGACGTGGAGTGGAGCAAGAAGCTCGCCCGCTTCGCCAGCTTCCTGCCGGCGCTGCAGAAAGGCCTGCCGGTGGAGGAGAGGTACAAGGCCGAGGTTCCGGGCTCGGCGGCCGACCTCAACGCCTACCAGGTCGTCTATTACGGCGGCAACGCCAACGTCGGCGCCAAGACCATCGCCATCAACCTGCCCAACGACGAAGAGGTGCAGCTGGCCAAGGGCACGCGCCGGTTGCAGCTGGAGAACGTGATGAAGGCGAAGTTCGACGCCATCCTCACCCCGATCGCGAAGGAACTGATCGCCGCCGACCAGCTCAAGCACGTGACCTTCGATGCCTTCTTCGAGGACGTGATGTTCCATGAGGTCGCGCACGGCCTGGGCATCAAGAAGACCCTCGACGGCAAGGGCACGGTCGACGAGGCGCTGAAGGAATACTCGTCCAGCTTCGAGGAAGGCAAGGCCGACATCCTCGGCCTGTACATGATCGATGCGCTCAGCCGCCAGGGCGAGCTGGAAGAAAGCAAGCTGATGGATGGCTACGTGACGTTCCTTGCCGGCATCCTGCGCTCAGTGCGCTTCGGTGCCAGCGATGCGCACGGCAAGGCGAACATGGTGCGGTTCAACTTCTTCGCTGAGCAGGGCGCTTTCAGCCGCGACCCGGATGGCCGCTATCGCGTCGACTTCGAGAAGATGCGCGCAGCGATGAACGCCCTCAGCGCCAAGCTGCTCAAGGTGCAGGGCGATGGCGACTACGCCGAGGCCAAGCGCATGACCGAGACGCTGGGGATGATCAAGCCGGAGCTGGCCGCGGACCTGGGACGGCTCAAGGACGCGAAGATCCCGGTGGACATCCGCTTCGAGCAGGGCGCCGGCGTGCTGGGGCTGGAGCAGTTCGCAGCGGGCAAGCCGTAA
- a CDS encoding DNA-3-methyladenine glycosylase I, producing MSGYCDYAPGHPLHGPYHDREYGFPQREDAVLFERLVLEINQAGLSWETMLRKREGFHSAYDGFDIDKVAAYGEADRTRLLNDAGIIRNRLKVDAAIHNAQVIQGLRASHGSFAQWLDANMQVDGKRRDKADWVKLFKKAFRFTGGEITGEFLMSLGYLPGAHRDSCPVQARIIKLKPPLDPPWRRP from the coding sequence ATGTCCGGTTACTGCGACTACGCACCCGGCCACCCGCTGCACGGCCCTTACCACGACCGCGAGTACGGATTCCCGCAACGCGAGGACGCCGTGCTGTTCGAGCGGCTCGTGCTGGAGATCAACCAGGCCGGGTTGAGCTGGGAAACCATGCTGCGCAAGCGCGAAGGGTTCCACAGCGCCTATGACGGTTTCGACATCGACAAGGTCGCCGCTTACGGCGAGGCCGATCGCACGCGGCTGCTCAACGATGCCGGGATCATCCGCAACCGGCTGAAGGTCGACGCGGCGATCCACAACGCCCAGGTGATCCAGGGCCTGCGCGCTTCGCACGGCAGCTTCGCGCAGTGGCTGGACGCGAACATGCAGGTGGATGGCAAGCGACGCGACAAGGCCGACTGGGTGAAGCTGTTCAAGAAGGCGTTCCGCTTCACCGGCGGGGAGATCACCGGCGAGTTTCTGATGAGCCTGGGCTATCTGCCCGGCGCGCACCGCGACAGCTGCCCGGTGCAGGCGCGGATCATCAAGCTCAAGCCGCCGCTCGATCCGCCCTGGCGGCGCCCGTAG
- a CDS encoding PilT/PilU family type 4a pilus ATPase, with translation MSSSTGGSIDFTSFLKLMAHQKASDLFITAGMPPSMKVHGKISPITQNPLTPQQSRDLVLNVMTPQQREEFEKTHECNFAIGVAGVGRFRVSCFYQRNQVGMVLRRIETKIPSVEELNLPPVIKTLAMTKRGIIIFVGATGTGKSTSLAAMIGYRNLNSTGHIITIEDPIEFVHKHEGCIITQREVGIDTDSWDAALKNTLRQAPDVIMIGEVRTREGMDHAIAFAETGHLVLCTLHANNANQAMDRIINFFPEDRRQQLLMDLSLNLKGVVAQQLIPTPDGKGRRVAMEILLGTPLVQDYIRDGEIHKIKEVMKESVQLGMKTFDQSLFELYQAGEISYEDALRYADSQNEVRLRIKLAQGGDARTLAAGMDGIEVAEVR, from the coding sequence ATGAGCAGCAGCACCGGCGGCAGCATCGATTTCACCTCGTTCCTCAAGCTGATGGCGCACCAGAAGGCGTCGGACCTGTTCATCACCGCCGGCATGCCGCCGTCGATGAAGGTCCACGGCAAGATCTCGCCGATCACCCAGAACCCGCTGACGCCTCAGCAGAGCCGCGACCTCGTCCTCAACGTGATGACGCCGCAGCAGCGCGAGGAGTTCGAGAAGACCCACGAGTGCAACTTCGCGATCGGCGTCGCCGGCGTCGGCCGCTTCCGCGTCAGCTGCTTCTACCAGCGCAACCAGGTCGGCATGGTGCTGCGCCGGATCGAGACCAAGATCCCGTCGGTCGAGGAACTCAACCTGCCGCCGGTGATCAAGACGCTGGCGATGACCAAGCGAGGCATCATCATCTTCGTCGGCGCGACCGGCACGGGTAAGTCTACGTCGCTGGCGGCCATGATCGGCTACCGCAACCTCAACTCGACCGGTCACATCATCACCATCGAGGACCCGATCGAATTCGTGCACAAGCACGAGGGCTGCATCATCACCCAGCGCGAAGTCGGCATCGACACCGACAGCTGGGACGCGGCGCTGAAGAACACCCTGCGCCAGGCGCCGGACGTGATCATGATCGGCGAGGTGCGTACCCGCGAGGGCATGGACCACGCGATCGCCTTCGCCGAAACCGGCCACCTGGTGCTGTGCACGCTGCACGCCAACAACGCCAACCAGGCGATGGACCGCATCATCAACTTCTTCCCGGAAGACCGCCGCCAGCAGCTGCTGATGGACCTGTCGCTGAACCTCAAGGGCGTGGTCGCGCAGCAGCTGATCCCGACCCCGGACGGCAAGGGCCGGCGCGTGGCGATGGAAATCCTGCTCGGCACGCCGCTGGTGCAGGACTACATCCGCGACGGCGAGATCCACAAGATCAAGGAAGTGATGAAGGAGTCCGTGCAGCTGGGCATGAAGACCTTCGACCAGAGCCTGTTCGAGCTGTACCAGGCCGGCGAGATCAGCTACGAGGACGCGCTGCGCTACGCCGACTCGCAGAACGAAGTGCGCCTGCGCATCAAGCTGGCCCAGGGCGGCGACGCCCGGACGCTGGCCGCGGGCATGGACGGTATCGAGGTCGCTGAAGTGCGCTGA